The DNA sequence TGCAGCAGTGTGTCATGTTTATTTATAGATGTATACCATATAAAgactatattattattattattattatataagaATTctataaattatatattttggtcatattattattagattaattaaataaagaatcgtttttaatttttattcatttttttattcagtacatccatgtgttttttttctttgcctgCCACATGTCAGCTCAGtgtaaattgtgtgtttttgggatCTGAAAACTGCTGCTATAACATTACACTGCCCCTTAGGTAATCAATGaagttatctatctatctatctatctatctatctatctatctatctatctatagtaattcagttcagttcaattcagttttatttatacggtatagcgccagttacaggttaaattgtctcaagatgctttacagaagcCATGTACAATTGCATATGTATGCatgtgcagctttaatgtttttgacTTTGCAGAAGCACATTTCACTGTTCGTCTATTGAGATTTGCAAAATACAGCATCCAtacttgattaaaaaaatatacaacttTATGTGTTAGATGTGATTTGAGTACCATCCACTGGTGGCCAAAAaacttaaaacaaaaagaaagtgtGCATCAGTTTCTATGTACACTGCTCAGTCCTCATTAGgatcgtggggggctggagtctatcccagctgactcagggtgaaggcaggggacaccctggacaggtcaccagtctactgcagggctacatatatagacaatcacactcacattcacacctagggacaatttagagttaccagttaacctcagcatttgTTTGGACTGTCGGAGGAAGCCGAAGtactcagagaaaacccacgcatgaaCATGCAACTTCAATTACCACAGAATGTAACCGACAATTTTAGGATTCTTATAGTTTGCATAGGGTTATAAAAAAAAGGGGGTGGGGGGCATGACTCTGATTCATGGTCATTTAGTTaagtacaaaaaataaagcttcTCTGAACAAGTACATGAAGATTTATTGTCAATGCAATGTATTGATTTGTACAAAGGATTGAGAAAACATCCTCAGGAACAACGGGTCCGATATCTAAATTGGCACCATGTTATTAGGACTCTTGTCCTGTCCTGTAAtgggagaagaaaaaacaagtgaagcaagaaaaacacatttatattaaGTGGTATAAGCATAACACAAAGGCCATTATACCATTAACATGCAACTTATTACATTCACAGTAATGTTTCGTTAATGGATTTGTACATTCTGTCTGTCAGCCTGTAGTGGCTGTGTTAGTCTGGTGACTGCAGTTATGAAAGAAGTCAGTTGATGTAATTATAGTGGTACGAAGTCAGTGcagggaggaggtcagggtggctGGATGGATCAAGAAAAatttaaacacataaaatagaCGTCTCAACATATCTTCGAACCATAAACTTAACCAAGCTGATCTTGTGCCAAACCCAACCAAGACTTTACCATAGCATAGTCATGCCTTAACAGAGTTAGTTATTTAGATTAATAGTATGTTTTACATTGAACAAGTGTGTTTAATTTCTCTTACTGTTTAACATTTGTACAGCCTGTTCAGCCTGGTGATGTCATTCTGGCTCATCTGTTTGGCAGTGCCAAATTCAACATTGGCGTTGGGGATGGGCACCATGGTGGGCTTGTTGTTCCCAGAGAAGGCATACCTGGAATTAATGTAGGGGTTGAGTTTTTATTTGCGTGAAAGAAATACGTAGAAAATActgtttcatcattttaaaaacccgtttgtccacataaaaaaacacgAAAATGTTCGCTTTATCAGCTTGTGTTTAGTCGATGATGATATACTGCAGTCATTACTATAGACGTTGTATGTCTTCTCAGATATACAACCAGGCAtcacaaataaaaattacacCTACTGTCCTTAACTTTGCTTCAGCATTGAAAAACAGATAATACATATACTTACTTACATATAAACTAAATAATACTGTCCGTGGTTTTGGAATTATTAATAGGCACCTTCAAAGATGAATAGACACGAATGGAATCAACAGTGATTCTCTTAATGAACAGATGCTAGAGATAAAAGTGACGGTAGCTTCCCCAAACCTGTGGTATTGCATGACAGAGTTGTAGTCGTAGGGGGTGTTCAGGTTCAGAGTGTCGATCTTGTCAAAGGCATACTCCCAACCTGAGAAGAAAAGTATGACAGGTCAGAAAATACTCAAGACCTATGTTTTGATTTGTCTGTAGATCCTCAAACTTTTCATGAGTGACTGATCAGTCATCAGAAAAGAATTTAGTTTTGCATGAAGTATTTGGGTATAAAAGCAGACTGAATGTTGGCTTTGCTGTACATCAATAAGTACAGTATAAGGAGGTGGATTTGGCAGGTAAGGTTGGCCATTCTCAATGATTTGTCACTGAACCACCAGCTTGGATAAGCTCCAGTGGTCAAAACAGAGAGGGTGGTAGATGTTATTGTCTTTTGaagttaaaaatacaaatacagtataacaaaaatttaaataactaaaagaaagaaagaaacatcgtatacacacacacacacacacacacacacacacacacacacatttatacatacAGAGAGGCTCAACACTGAGGAAAAACAGGGTTTCGGTGACCTTATGACTTTTGCAACTGAGATTACCAATTATATTTCGATTTGATTTTAGGAATGGCATTTGGATCAGTATATTATGGGACGTGTGAGTGAACAGCTCAGGCTCTGACCAGACTGGATGTTCTCCCACAGGATCCGGATGTGGTTGTCCCTGTCAGAGCGACATTGCTCGTGGTTGAAGCCAAGGGCGTGGAGCAGCTCATGCTGGACGGTGTTGTGGTAGAGGCAGCCCTGACGGTCCAGAGACAATGTCTGGGCATAACCACGACGGCCCACGTAGGAGTAACAGCTACATTCACACAGTTAAACAAAAAATAGTGTTGATCAAAGCAGACAGAATCATTCACGGCTCAGGTATTTCTAAGATTTGGGGGACAATAAGTGTTTTTTGGCGAATTACACATCTTGTAACTGTTAAGGTTTCAAATATCACTTTAGTCACTGGTTTAATTTTAGTGAACCAAAAGCTTCCAGTAATTCTCCCTTACAAAGTAAAAGGGTAGTAACTACACAAACAGAACTGCATGTTAGGTGTAATGAGCACAGGGGCAACTGAATGAACGAAAACTCTAAAAATTAAGTGTGTCCTTGTTTCTTCCCTGGCTTTTTTGGCCATTTGAACTAATAAGACAGATAAATAatctttaaatatatttaaagatGATGCCTAAAGGTGCCACAACAACTCAGACACTACACTCAAAGGGTACGAATACACCATTGCAGTTTTCCATTGCAGaatattttggatattttttgtgTCCTGAATTTTCGTACATGTTTAGACTGCTGGAATTGTCCATATACGACCTCTTTCAAAGTATTTCTAAGTGGccctgaaaaactgctgtgtgaggacaacaatgaacaatcttttgttttttttgttctttcgaTACCTTGTCCATTAGTAATCTTCGTAACGTCACcacatatgctaacataataaGTCtctattgttgtattttatacGTGCTCCTAAAACGGGACTAGGTGCTACTTGATGCTGTTTTTGAGCACTTGGAGCTAATGTCGCAGTCGAAGctgtaaaagcaacaaaagcaatCTACCACAGTCTgcactgtgaggcgtttagggaataTTGGAAAATGTATTGTCTTTCgataagcaaatgttcagctaGTGAGGTGTTTTTCCTGTAACCATGTGGGATCAGGTGGGTGCAACCAACTGATAATGTTTGTCGCACCAGTATGACTACTGAAAAGTTAGTCTGTAGTATAGATGTGTGATACTGGCCCTATTTTATGTGGCATCGGATCGATACCAAACCTTGCAGTATCGCACACCACTGGTGTTAATCCTGTTAAAGTCTCAAATACTGCTACTCAGCTATGCTATGTTAGCTAGCTTTTAGCAGGACTATTTTATCTGGTATTACTTCGTACTTATGATTTACAATTTAGCCACTGTctaatttattttcaatttattttcaatttgtGAACTGTTTGAGCatcaaaatcatgttttcagaTTTCAGGAAGAGCTAAATTTGTTTCATGACAATGCCCGTCAAACCTCTGTTCTTCCTTGACTTACCTACTCCTGTGTTTCACCCTTTTTTGCAGTCCTTCTCTTGACATTTACTCCTGTAAATCTcctatattatatattttttttaaaaaggttggAGGTGTACTTGGTTTATTACATCTACATTCATTTGATGAACTAGCTAGCAGTGCATTGCATCGCTATATATAATACGCTTTGCCTTGTAGAAAAATTGTCATACATGGGAAGCTGCGATGGGGAAAACTTGTTCAAGAGTGAAAGTTTGTCTTGATTATTTGAAGTAATATCCAGCCACATCAAATTCAGTAAGGAAAAGTTTTAAACAAGACCTAATTAGTGCTTACATAATTGTACATATTTTGTCAACTGGGATCAACATACACAGTGTTAAGTGACAAAAAGCCTCAGTTTAAAGTCCATAATTTGTCACTACAAATTGTTCAAACCCatagaaaattttaaaatcttgttGAGATTGAACAGTTGTATCTAAATGTGGGGAAAATTGtacaacaataaagaaaaatacatctggagtatttctgtgtttacatcaTAGTGCAGGTGTAATATACATGTGAGTTGATATGTTATATCAGGGTCTTGAAGGCCtaaattttgttttgatttgtgttAGTTGACAGTTTACAATTATAACgctgtatttaaaaatgcaaacacactttGGCGTTATTAAGGTGTGTACAGcttagacagacacacacagatggttACCCGTTGTTGGACTGGATGCTCAGGTAGTCTCTCTGGCCGGTTCTT is a window from the Amphiprion ocellaris isolate individual 3 ecotype Okinawa chromosome 3, ASM2253959v1, whole genome shotgun sequence genome containing:
- the LOC111575958 gene encoding high choriolytic enzyme 1-like; its protein translation is MVFLKSTLGLLILLAVSSYCWAVEEDLSVSELLWRANKDVVHTEEEPLVIDDIAYDNENERNADQCTSRGCMWSKSADGKVYVPYVIAGHYSSRERSIIERGLQSFNSVSCIRFIQRTGQRDYLSIQSNNGCYSYVGRRGYAQTLSLDRQGCLYHNTVQHELLHALGFNHEQCRSDRDNHIRILWENIQSGWEYAFDKIDTLNLNTPYDYNSVMQYHRYAFSGNNKPTMVPIPNANVEFGTAKQMSQNDITRLNRLYKC